From Drosophila yakuba strain Tai18E2 chromosome 2L, Prin_Dyak_Tai18E2_2.1, whole genome shotgun sequence, one genomic window encodes:
- the LOC6528832 gene encoding putative fatty acyl-CoA reductase CG5065, whose translation MTAKPKFVYEKDDLGTIGEVDDNEVDRIAECFKGRSLFITGGTGFLGKVLVEKLLRSCGGLKRIYLLIRPKKGKDPQERIKDIFQNVLFDQVKQTRGEEHILQQVVAIAGDVLSPGLGISEEDLETLRQEVSIVYHCAATVRFDEPLRNAVFMNTRGTKYMLELAQTLKHLDFFAYCSTAYCHLHVKTLYEKPYDPPADPHKVMQACEWLTDDEVATIERKVLGDIPNTYAYTKSLAEALVVEKFEELPAVILRPSIVIPIWKEPIPGWTDNINGPTGLLIGAGKGVIRTMYCNSSGYGDFLPVDVAVNGILVASWRNITAGTDKTNRVAHMTSSNDIKVSWAEIIELGRWVIENKVPLNGVAWYPGGSMKSNYWVHFICMVLFQWMPALFVDALLWILRYPPVLCRVQNRIYKGFEVFEYYANNVWNFDNSEAVKLRKLMNNKERRTYVIEKIELDLIDYFTNCVLCARRLILKESDESIPAARRHMKVMWVVDKVYKGIWIFGILYMLYRCFFAG comes from the exons ATGACCGCCAAGCCGAAGTTTGTTTATGAGAAGGATGACCTGGGCACCATTGGCGAGGTGGACGACAACGAGGTGGACCGCATTGCGGAGTGCTTTAAGGGACGCAGTCTGTTCATCACAGGAGGCACTGGGTTCCTGGGCAAGGTTTTGGTCGAGAAGCTGCTGCG GTCGTGCGGTGGCCTGAAGCGCATTTATCTGCTCATCCGCCCCAAGAAGGGCAAGGATCCTCAGGAGCGCATCAAGGATATATTCCAGAATGTG CTTTTCGACCAGGTGAAGCAGACGCGAGGCGAGGAGCACATCCTGCAGCAAGTGGTGGCCATAGCCGGCGACGTCCTTTCGCCAGGCCTGGGAATCTCCGAGGAAGATCTGGAGACTCTCCGCCAGGAGGTGTCCATTGTGTACCATTGTGCAGCTACAGTGCG CTTTGATGAACCTCTCCGGAATGCCGTGTTCATGAACACACGTGGCACCAAGTACATGTTGGAGCTGGCTCAGACTTTAAAGCACCTGGACTTCTTCGCCTACTGCTCGACGGCCTACTGCCACCTGCACGTCAAGACGCTGTACGAGAAGCCCTACGATCCGCCAGCAGATCCGCACAAAGTGATGCAGGCATGCGAGTGGCTGACGGACGACGAGGTGGCCACTATCGAGCGCAAGGTGCTCGGGGATATCCCAAACACGTATGCCTACACCAAGTCCCTGGCCGAGGCGCTGGTGGTGGAGAAGTTCGAGGAGCTTCCCGCCGTCATCCTGCGCCCCTCGATCGTCATCCCCATCTGGAAGGAGCCCATTCCCGGCTGGACGGACAACATCAACGGGCCCACCGGCCTGCTGATCGGAGCTGGAAAGGGTGTTATCCGCACCATGTACTGCAACTCCTCCGGCTACGGCGATTTCCTGCCGGTGGACGTGGCTGTCAATGGTATTCTGGTGGCCAGCTGGAGGAACATCACAGCGGGCACAGATAAGACAAATCGGGTAGCACACATGACTTCCTCCAATGACATCAAAGTGTCTTGGGCGGAGATCATCGAACTGGGTCGCTGGGTGATTGAAAACAAGGTTCCACTTAACGGCGTGGCTTGGTACCCAGGTGGCTCGATGAAGTCCAACTACTGGGTGCACTTCATATGCATGGTGCTCTTCCAGTGGATGCCTGCTCTCTTTGTGGACGCTTTGCTCTGGATACTTCGCTATCCCCCGGTATTGTGCCGCGTCCAAAACCGCATCTACAAGGGATTTGAGGTATTCGAGTACTATGCCAACAACGTTTGGAACTTTGACAACTCGGAGGCGGTGAAGCTGCGCAAGCTGATGAACAACAAGGAACGGCGCACCTACGTGATCGAGAAGATCGAGCTGGACCTTATCGACTACTTCACCAACTGCGTTCTCTGCGCCCGACGCCTGATCCTCAAGGAGTCAGACGAATCTATTCCGGCCGCTAGGAGGCACATGAAGGT AATGTGGGTGGTGGACAAGGTCTACAAGGGCATCTGGATCTTCGGCATCCTCTACATGCTCTATAGGTGCTTCTTTGCGGGCTAA